Proteins encoded together in one Coffea arabica cultivar ET-39 chromosome 2c, Coffea Arabica ET-39 HiFi, whole genome shotgun sequence window:
- the LOC113727817 gene encoding rhodanese-like domain-containing protein 6 isoform X1: protein MAANHSTIILSQNPEEAEERQQEKEDYGVLLYYKYFNTPIPDLQHLLDFYNSNCNSLSLLGRVRLSPTGVNVTVGGKMSALEKHIEAVKSNSLFEGTDFKLASCHQPLNDKVARECGFTSLSVRIVKELVTLSSNLLLKSPEISNAGRHLSAVEFHSVLQDAGKIQDKSNSSSDRRLILLDARNLYETRIGKFQNVNVKTLDPQIRQYSDLPSWIDDNSEQLRGNSILMYCTGGIRCEMASAYIKSKGVGFENVFQLYGGIQRYLEQFPDGGFFKGKNFVFDHRVSVGSLDSDVLGTCLLCGSSYDDYSSRCRCRYCRMLVLVCDGCQKKSPSYICELCKRSGKCVDSVSEMEDDNSEASEPAGIKLVSNSNQRKIPSSPALVNGSRTSKRLRILCLHGFRQNASGFKGRSGSLAKKLKALADLVFVNAPHELPFIYQPCLADQHNSISPSQDPCPPKVCSKKFAWLVGSDYQGKSDAGWTMADVPFDLLQYQQQTEGIDVSLAFLRTVFSQAGPFDGILGFSQGAAMAALLCGQLGKLKGDVDFRFVILCSGFAINMEGFQQGSINLPSLHIFGNDKGRDRQINSQASRQLASLFEDGCSEIIEHDLGHIIPTQSPHIERIKNFLQRFL, encoded by the exons CCAACTGCAACTCCCTCTCCCTCCTCGGCCGCGTTCGCCTCTCCCCCACCGGCGTCAACGTCACC GTTGGTGGGAAAATGTCGGCACTAGAGAAGCACATTGAGGCTGTGAAGTCTAATAGTTTGTTCGAAGGGACAGATTTCAAGCTTGCATCTTGTCATCAACCTTTGAATGACAAGGTTGCCAGAGAATGCGGGTTCACTTCACTCTCAGTCCGGATTGTTAAG GAACTCGTCACTTTAAGTTCAAATCTGTTATTGAAGTCACCAGAAATTTCAAATGCCGGAAGGCATCTTTCTGCAGTTGAGTTTCATTCTGTCCTTCAAGATGCTG GAAAAATTCAAGATAAATCTAATTCAAGTTCTGATAGGAGGCTAATCCTGTTAGATGCAAGGAATTTGTATGAGACTAGAATTGGGAAGTTCCAGAATGTAAATGTGAAAACTCTGGATCCCCAAATTCGGCAATATAGTGATCTTCCATCTTGGATAGATGATAACTCAGAGCAACTGCGAGGTAACAGTATTCTTAT GTATTGCACTGGAGGAATAAGATGTGAGATGGCTTCAGCTTATATTAAGTCTAAAGGTGTTGGTTTCGAAAATGTATTTCAG TTATATGGTGGCATTCAGCGTTACTTGGAACAATTTCCAGATGGTGGTTTCTTCAAGGGAAAGAATTTTGTTTTTGACCACAG GGTATCAGTTGGAAGCTTAGATTCAGATGTTTTAGGCACCTGCCTCCTTTGTGGCTCTTCATATGATGACTACTCTTCACGATGCCGATGCAGATATTGTAGGATGCTTGTCTTAGTCTGTGATGGATGTCAG AAAAAGAGTCCATCATATATCTGTGAACTGTGCAAAAGGAGTGGTAAATGTGTTGACTCAGTCTCAGAAATGGAAGATGACAATTCAGAAGCATCTGAACCAGCAGGAATCAAACTTGTTAGCAAttcaaatcaaagaaaaattccATCTTCCCCAGCATTGGTGAATG GTTCTAGGACCTCAAAAAGGTTGAGAATCCTGTGCTTGCATGGTTTTCGACAGAATGCTTCTGGTTTCAAAGGAAGATCTGGATCACTAGCAAAGAAGCTAAAAGCTTTAGCCGACCTTGTTTTTGTTAATGCACCTCATGAATTACCCTTTATATACCAACCTTGTTTGGCGGACCAACATAATAGTATATCACCATCCCAAGATCCATGTCCTCCAAAAGTTTGCAGTAAAAAGTTTGCATGGCTGGTTGGCTCTGATTATCAAGGAAAAAGTGATGCTGGATGGACTATGGCTGACGTTCCATTTGACCTACTACAGTACCAACAACAGACAGAAGGTATTGATGTATCGCTTGCTTTTTTGAGAACTGTATTTTCTCAAGCTGGTCCATTTGATGGAATCTTGGGATTTTCACAAGGGGCTGCAATGGCAGCTTTACTTTGTGGTCAACTAGGGAAGCTCAAGGGTGACGTAGATTTTAGATTCGTGATCTTGTGCTCTGGCTTTGCCATTAACATGGAGGGGTTTCAGCAAGGATCAATCAACCTCCCTTCCCTTCATATATTTGGCAATGACAAAGGTAGAGACAGGCAAATCAACAGCCAAGCAAGCAGACAACTTGCTTCATTATTTGAAGATGGCTGCTCAGAGATCATTGAGCATGACTTGGGTCATATAATTCCTACACAATCACCACATATTGAGaggataaaaaattttcttcaacgTTTCCTATGA
- the LOC113727817 gene encoding rhodanese-like domain-containing protein 6 isoform X2, translated as MSALEKHIEAVKSNSLFEGTDFKLASCHQPLNDKVARECGFTSLSVRIVKELVTLSSNLLLKSPEISNAGRHLSAVEFHSVLQDAGKIQDKSNSSSDRRLILLDARNLYETRIGKFQNVNVKTLDPQIRQYSDLPSWIDDNSEQLRGNSILMYCTGGIRCEMASAYIKSKGVGFENVFQLYGGIQRYLEQFPDGGFFKGKNFVFDHRVSVGSLDSDVLGTCLLCGSSYDDYSSRCRCRYCRMLVLVCDGCQKKSPSYICELCKRSGKCVDSVSEMEDDNSEASEPAGIKLVSNSNQRKIPSSPALVNGSRTSKRLRILCLHGFRQNASGFKGRSGSLAKKLKALADLVFVNAPHELPFIYQPCLADQHNSISPSQDPCPPKVCSKKFAWLVGSDYQGKSDAGWTMADVPFDLLQYQQQTEGIDVSLAFLRTVFSQAGPFDGILGFSQGAAMAALLCGQLGKLKGDVDFRFVILCSGFAINMEGFQQGSINLPSLHIFGNDKGRDRQINSQASRQLASLFEDGCSEIIEHDLGHIIPTQSPHIERIKNFLQRFL; from the exons ATGTCGGCACTAGAGAAGCACATTGAGGCTGTGAAGTCTAATAGTTTGTTCGAAGGGACAGATTTCAAGCTTGCATCTTGTCATCAACCTTTGAATGACAAGGTTGCCAGAGAATGCGGGTTCACTTCACTCTCAGTCCGGATTGTTAAG GAACTCGTCACTTTAAGTTCAAATCTGTTATTGAAGTCACCAGAAATTTCAAATGCCGGAAGGCATCTTTCTGCAGTTGAGTTTCATTCTGTCCTTCAAGATGCTG GAAAAATTCAAGATAAATCTAATTCAAGTTCTGATAGGAGGCTAATCCTGTTAGATGCAAGGAATTTGTATGAGACTAGAATTGGGAAGTTCCAGAATGTAAATGTGAAAACTCTGGATCCCCAAATTCGGCAATATAGTGATCTTCCATCTTGGATAGATGATAACTCAGAGCAACTGCGAGGTAACAGTATTCTTAT GTATTGCACTGGAGGAATAAGATGTGAGATGGCTTCAGCTTATATTAAGTCTAAAGGTGTTGGTTTCGAAAATGTATTTCAG TTATATGGTGGCATTCAGCGTTACTTGGAACAATTTCCAGATGGTGGTTTCTTCAAGGGAAAGAATTTTGTTTTTGACCACAG GGTATCAGTTGGAAGCTTAGATTCAGATGTTTTAGGCACCTGCCTCCTTTGTGGCTCTTCATATGATGACTACTCTTCACGATGCCGATGCAGATATTGTAGGATGCTTGTCTTAGTCTGTGATGGATGTCAG AAAAAGAGTCCATCATATATCTGTGAACTGTGCAAAAGGAGTGGTAAATGTGTTGACTCAGTCTCAGAAATGGAAGATGACAATTCAGAAGCATCTGAACCAGCAGGAATCAAACTTGTTAGCAAttcaaatcaaagaaaaattccATCTTCCCCAGCATTGGTGAATG GTTCTAGGACCTCAAAAAGGTTGAGAATCCTGTGCTTGCATGGTTTTCGACAGAATGCTTCTGGTTTCAAAGGAAGATCTGGATCACTAGCAAAGAAGCTAAAAGCTTTAGCCGACCTTGTTTTTGTTAATGCACCTCATGAATTACCCTTTATATACCAACCTTGTTTGGCGGACCAACATAATAGTATATCACCATCCCAAGATCCATGTCCTCCAAAAGTTTGCAGTAAAAAGTTTGCATGGCTGGTTGGCTCTGATTATCAAGGAAAAAGTGATGCTGGATGGACTATGGCTGACGTTCCATTTGACCTACTACAGTACCAACAACAGACAGAAGGTATTGATGTATCGCTTGCTTTTTTGAGAACTGTATTTTCTCAAGCTGGTCCATTTGATGGAATCTTGGGATTTTCACAAGGGGCTGCAATGGCAGCTTTACTTTGTGGTCAACTAGGGAAGCTCAAGGGTGACGTAGATTTTAGATTCGTGATCTTGTGCTCTGGCTTTGCCATTAACATGGAGGGGTTTCAGCAAGGATCAATCAACCTCCCTTCCCTTCATATATTTGGCAATGACAAAGGTAGAGACAGGCAAATCAACAGCCAAGCAAGCAGACAACTTGCTTCATTATTTGAAGATGGCTGCTCAGAGATCATTGAGCATGACTTGGGTCATATAATTCCTACACAATCACCACATATTGAGaggataaaaaattttcttcaacgTTTCCTATGA
- the LOC113727817 gene encoding rhodanese-like domain-containing protein 6 isoform X3, whose amino-acid sequence MCTYCTQELVTLSSNLLLKSPEISNAGRHLSAVEFHSVLQDAGKIQDKSNSSSDRRLILLDARNLYETRIGKFQNVNVKTLDPQIRQYSDLPSWIDDNSEQLRGNSILMYCTGGIRCEMASAYIKSKGVGFENVFQLYGGIQRYLEQFPDGGFFKGKNFVFDHRVSVGSLDSDVLGTCLLCGSSYDDYSSRCRCRYCRMLVLVCDGCQKKSPSYICELCKRSGKCVDSVSEMEDDNSEASEPAGIKLVSNSNQRKIPSSPALVNGSRTSKRLRILCLHGFRQNASGFKGRSGSLAKKLKALADLVFVNAPHELPFIYQPCLADQHNSISPSQDPCPPKVCSKKFAWLVGSDYQGKSDAGWTMADVPFDLLQYQQQTEGIDVSLAFLRTVFSQAGPFDGILGFSQGAAMAALLCGQLGKLKGDVDFRFVILCSGFAINMEGFQQGSINLPSLHIFGNDKGRDRQINSQASRQLASLFEDGCSEIIEHDLGHIIPTQSPHIERIKNFLQRFL is encoded by the exons ATGTGTACTTATTGTACTCAGGAACTCGTCACTTTAAGTTCAAATCTGTTATTGAAGTCACCAGAAATTTCAAATGCCGGAAGGCATCTTTCTGCAGTTGAGTTTCATTCTGTCCTTCAAGATGCTG GAAAAATTCAAGATAAATCTAATTCAAGTTCTGATAGGAGGCTAATCCTGTTAGATGCAAGGAATTTGTATGAGACTAGAATTGGGAAGTTCCAGAATGTAAATGTGAAAACTCTGGATCCCCAAATTCGGCAATATAGTGATCTTCCATCTTGGATAGATGATAACTCAGAGCAACTGCGAGGTAACAGTATTCTTAT GTATTGCACTGGAGGAATAAGATGTGAGATGGCTTCAGCTTATATTAAGTCTAAAGGTGTTGGTTTCGAAAATGTATTTCAG TTATATGGTGGCATTCAGCGTTACTTGGAACAATTTCCAGATGGTGGTTTCTTCAAGGGAAAGAATTTTGTTTTTGACCACAG GGTATCAGTTGGAAGCTTAGATTCAGATGTTTTAGGCACCTGCCTCCTTTGTGGCTCTTCATATGATGACTACTCTTCACGATGCCGATGCAGATATTGTAGGATGCTTGTCTTAGTCTGTGATGGATGTCAG AAAAAGAGTCCATCATATATCTGTGAACTGTGCAAAAGGAGTGGTAAATGTGTTGACTCAGTCTCAGAAATGGAAGATGACAATTCAGAAGCATCTGAACCAGCAGGAATCAAACTTGTTAGCAAttcaaatcaaagaaaaattccATCTTCCCCAGCATTGGTGAATG GTTCTAGGACCTCAAAAAGGTTGAGAATCCTGTGCTTGCATGGTTTTCGACAGAATGCTTCTGGTTTCAAAGGAAGATCTGGATCACTAGCAAAGAAGCTAAAAGCTTTAGCCGACCTTGTTTTTGTTAATGCACCTCATGAATTACCCTTTATATACCAACCTTGTTTGGCGGACCAACATAATAGTATATCACCATCCCAAGATCCATGTCCTCCAAAAGTTTGCAGTAAAAAGTTTGCATGGCTGGTTGGCTCTGATTATCAAGGAAAAAGTGATGCTGGATGGACTATGGCTGACGTTCCATTTGACCTACTACAGTACCAACAACAGACAGAAGGTATTGATGTATCGCTTGCTTTTTTGAGAACTGTATTTTCTCAAGCTGGTCCATTTGATGGAATCTTGGGATTTTCACAAGGGGCTGCAATGGCAGCTTTACTTTGTGGTCAACTAGGGAAGCTCAAGGGTGACGTAGATTTTAGATTCGTGATCTTGTGCTCTGGCTTTGCCATTAACATGGAGGGGTTTCAGCAAGGATCAATCAACCTCCCTTCCCTTCATATATTTGGCAATGACAAAGGTAGAGACAGGCAAATCAACAGCCAAGCAAGCAGACAACTTGCTTCATTATTTGAAGATGGCTGCTCAGAGATCATTGAGCATGACTTGGGTCATATAATTCCTACACAATCACCACATATTGAGaggataaaaaattttcttcaacgTTTCCTATGA
- the LOC113727818 gene encoding intermediate cleaving peptidase 55, mitochondrial isoform X1, protein MAVKILQRNLLQRISSNFLIKSGKTRPYSTMKVRDVGQPTAVTHPQLLKEGEITPGITSIEYLSRRKRLLELLPPNSIAIISAAPVKMMTDVVPYTFRQDADYLYITGCQQPGGIAVLSHDRGLCMFMPEASPHDVLWQGEIAGVDAALSTFMADEAYPIRMVDKILPGLIKSSSQLFHNAKTATSIYTGLDAFQKAAYNSKVKDSSCITHEARWVKSPKELKLMREAAAIGCQALLKTLLYSKICTDEGMLAAKVEYECKIRGAERMAFNPVVGGGPNGSVIHYSRNDQRIEGTDLVLMDVGCELHGYVSDLTRTWPPCGSFSPIHEELYNLILETNKECVELCKPGASIQEIHNFSVDKLRRGFKHLGILKNDNLQRYNLLNPTNIGHYLGMDVHDCSTISCSRPLMPGVVITIEPGVYIPSSFDCPERYRGIGIRIEDEILITESGYEVLTGSLPKEVKQIESLLNNFGNRMEGEAYNTVRAVCN, encoded by the exons ATGGCAGTGAAAATTCTTCAAAGGAATCTGCTCCAGAGAATCTCCTCTAATTTTTTGATTAAA TCTGGCAAGACAAGACCATATTCAACTATGAAGGTTCGGGACGTGGGGCAACCAACTGCTGTCACCCATCCTCAG TTATTAAAGGAAGGTGAGATTACACCTGGAATAACAAGCATTGAGTATTTGTCAAGGAGGAAGAGGTTGTTGGAGCTTCTCCCTCCCAATAGCATAGCTATAATTTCGGCTGCTCCTGTAAAGATGATGACTGATGTTGTACCTTATACTTTCCGGCAAGATGCTGATTATTTGTATATTACTGGATGCCAGCAACCTGGCGGTATAGCAGTACTAAGTCATGACCGTGGTTTATGCATGTTCATGCCAGAAGCAAGTCCACAT GATGTGCTTTGGCAAGGTGAAATTGCTGGAGTAGATGCAGCTTTAAGTACATTTATGGCTGATGAAGCATATCCTATTAGAATGGTGGATAAG ATTCTTCCAGGACTCATTAAAAGCTCTTCACAGTTGTTCCATAATGCGAAAACAGCCACATCAATTTATACAGGTTTGGATGCCTTCCAGAAAGCAGCTTACAACAGCAAAGTGAAAGATTCCTCTTGCATTACCCATGAAGCACGATGGGTAAAATCACCAAAGGAGCTTAAATTAATGAGAGAAGCTGCTGCAATAGGTTGCCAG gctCTTCTAAAGACGTTGCTATATTCAAAGATATGCACTGATGAGGGCATGCTCGCGGCTAAGGTTGAATATGAATGCAAAATAAGAGGTGCAGAAAGAATGGC GTTTAACCCTGTGGTTGGTGGCGGGCCTAATGGCAGTGTCATTCATTACTCCAGGAATGATCAGAGA ATAGAAGGTACAGACCTTGTTCTAATGGATGTTGGATGTGAACTGCATGGTTATGTTAGTGATCTTACTCGCACATGGCCACCTTGCGGCAGTTTCTCCCCAATTCAT GAAGAACTTTATAACCTTATATTAGAGACTAACAAGGAGTGTGTAGAGCTTTGCAAACCTGGTGCAAGCATTCAGGAAATACACAATTTCTCG GTTGATAAATTGAGAAGAGGGTTCAAGCATCTTGGGATATTGAAGAATGATAATCTCCAAAGATATAACTTGCTGAACCCTACCAATATAG GTCACTATCTTGGAATGGATGTTCATGATTGTTCTACAATCAGCTGCAGCCGTCCTCTGATGCCGGGAGTT GTGATCACAATTGAACCAGGAGTATATATCCCTTCTAGCTTTGATTGTCCAGAGAG GTACAGAGGCATTGGGATaaggattgaagatgaaatccTTATCACAGAATCTGGTTATGAA GTACTTACAGGATCACTACCAAAAGAGGTAAAGCAAATCGAGTCTTTGCTGAACAATTTCGGCAACAGAATGGAAGGGGAGGCTTATAACACAGTGAGGGCTGTTTGCAACTGA
- the LOC113727818 gene encoding intermediate cleaving peptidase 55, mitochondrial isoform X2 — MKVRDVGQPTAVTHPQLLKEGEITPGITSIEYLSRRKRLLELLPPNSIAIISAAPVKMMTDVVPYTFRQDADYLYITGCQQPGGIAVLSHDRGLCMFMPEASPHDVLWQGEIAGVDAALSTFMADEAYPIRMVDKILPGLIKSSSQLFHNAKTATSIYTGLDAFQKAAYNSKVKDSSCITHEARWVKSPKELKLMREAAAIGCQALLKTLLYSKICTDEGMLAAKVEYECKIRGAERMAFNPVVGGGPNGSVIHYSRNDQRIEGTDLVLMDVGCELHGYVSDLTRTWPPCGSFSPIHEELYNLILETNKECVELCKPGASIQEIHNFSVDKLRRGFKHLGILKNDNLQRYNLLNPTNIGHYLGMDVHDCSTISCSRPLMPGVVITIEPGVYIPSSFDCPERYRGIGIRIEDEILITESGYEVLTGSLPKEVKQIESLLNNFGNRMEGEAYNTVRAVCN, encoded by the exons ATGAAGGTTCGGGACGTGGGGCAACCAACTGCTGTCACCCATCCTCAG TTATTAAAGGAAGGTGAGATTACACCTGGAATAACAAGCATTGAGTATTTGTCAAGGAGGAAGAGGTTGTTGGAGCTTCTCCCTCCCAATAGCATAGCTATAATTTCGGCTGCTCCTGTAAAGATGATGACTGATGTTGTACCTTATACTTTCCGGCAAGATGCTGATTATTTGTATATTACTGGATGCCAGCAACCTGGCGGTATAGCAGTACTAAGTCATGACCGTGGTTTATGCATGTTCATGCCAGAAGCAAGTCCACAT GATGTGCTTTGGCAAGGTGAAATTGCTGGAGTAGATGCAGCTTTAAGTACATTTATGGCTGATGAAGCATATCCTATTAGAATGGTGGATAAG ATTCTTCCAGGACTCATTAAAAGCTCTTCACAGTTGTTCCATAATGCGAAAACAGCCACATCAATTTATACAGGTTTGGATGCCTTCCAGAAAGCAGCTTACAACAGCAAAGTGAAAGATTCCTCTTGCATTACCCATGAAGCACGATGGGTAAAATCACCAAAGGAGCTTAAATTAATGAGAGAAGCTGCTGCAATAGGTTGCCAG gctCTTCTAAAGACGTTGCTATATTCAAAGATATGCACTGATGAGGGCATGCTCGCGGCTAAGGTTGAATATGAATGCAAAATAAGAGGTGCAGAAAGAATGGC GTTTAACCCTGTGGTTGGTGGCGGGCCTAATGGCAGTGTCATTCATTACTCCAGGAATGATCAGAGA ATAGAAGGTACAGACCTTGTTCTAATGGATGTTGGATGTGAACTGCATGGTTATGTTAGTGATCTTACTCGCACATGGCCACCTTGCGGCAGTTTCTCCCCAATTCAT GAAGAACTTTATAACCTTATATTAGAGACTAACAAGGAGTGTGTAGAGCTTTGCAAACCTGGTGCAAGCATTCAGGAAATACACAATTTCTCG GTTGATAAATTGAGAAGAGGGTTCAAGCATCTTGGGATATTGAAGAATGATAATCTCCAAAGATATAACTTGCTGAACCCTACCAATATAG GTCACTATCTTGGAATGGATGTTCATGATTGTTCTACAATCAGCTGCAGCCGTCCTCTGATGCCGGGAGTT GTGATCACAATTGAACCAGGAGTATATATCCCTTCTAGCTTTGATTGTCCAGAGAG GTACAGAGGCATTGGGATaaggattgaagatgaaatccTTATCACAGAATCTGGTTATGAA GTACTTACAGGATCACTACCAAAAGAGGTAAAGCAAATCGAGTCTTTGCTGAACAATTTCGGCAACAGAATGGAAGGGGAGGCTTATAACACAGTGAGGGCTGTTTGCAACTGA